One genomic window of Melanotaenia boesemani isolate fMelBoe1 chromosome 20, fMelBoe1.pri, whole genome shotgun sequence includes the following:
- the eif5 gene encoding eukaryotic translation initiation factor 5, with product MSVNVNRSVSDQFYRYKMPRLIAKVEGKGNGIKTVIVNMVDVAKALNRPPTYPTKFFGCELGAQTQFDTKNDRYIVNGSHEANKLQDMLDGFIRKFVLCTECDNPETDLHVNPKKQTIGTSCKACGYRGMLDTRHKLCTFILKNPPESNDSGSASAKKEKEKKNRKKDKENGSGSSEAGNRDDIDAPEAVDGDDDDGDWAEDTTEEAQRRRMEEISDHAKNLTLSEDLEKPLEERVNLFYSYVKQKKESGVIDGADKEILAEAERLDVKAMGPLILSELLFNENIREQIKKYKRHFLRFCHNNKKAQKYLLGGFECVVKLHQVQLLPRVAIILKDLYDADLLEEDVIFAWAEKVSKKYVSKELAKEIHAKAAPFVKWLKEAEEESEGSEEEDEEDENVEVVYSSSAHKLKVETVKPETPEKEEDDIDIDAI from the exons ATGTCTGTCAACGTCAACCGCAGCGTGTCAGACCAGTTCTATCGCTACAAGATGCCCCGTCTGATTGCCAAG gTTGAAGGCAAAGGAAATGGAATCAAGACGGTCATTGTCAACATGGTTGATGTTGCAAAGGCTCTGAACAGGCCTCCAACAT ATCCAACCAAGTTTTTTGGTTGTGAACTCGGCGCTCAGACCCAGTTTGATACCAAAAACGATCGTTACATCGTCAATGGATCCCACGAGGCGAACAAGTTGCAGGATATGCTTGATGGGTTCATCAGAAAATTTGTGCTGTGTACCGAGTGTGACAACCCTGAAACTGACCTG CATGTCAATCCCAAGAAACAAACCATTGGCACTTCCTGTAAGGCCTGTGGATACCGTGGCATGCTAGACACCAGACACAAACTCTGCACGTTCATCCTCAAAAACCCACCAG AGAGCAATGATAGTGGGTCTGCATCTgcaaagaaagagaaggagaaaaagaacCGCAAGAAGGACAAGGAGAACGGCTCTGGCAGCAGCGAGGCTGGAAACCGTGACGACATTGATGCTCCTGAGGCTGTG GATGGAGATGACGACGATGGGGACTGGGCAGAGGACACTACAGAGGAAGCACAGAGGCGACGAATGGAAGAGATTAGTGACCACGCCAAGAACCTCACACTCAGCGAGGATCTAGAGAAGCCCCTGGAGGAGAGGGTCAACCTTTTCTACAGCTATGTGAAA CAAAAGAAGGAGAGTGGAGTCATTGATGGGGCTGATAAGGAGATCTTGGCTGAAGCAGAGCGTCTGGATGTGAAGGCCATGGGCCCCCTCATCCTCAGTGAGCTGCTCTTCAATGAGAACATCCGTGAGCAGATCAAGAAGTACAAGCGCCACTTCCTGCGG TTCtgccacaacaacaaaaaagcccaGAAGTATCTGCTGGGAGGCTTCGAGTGTGTTGTGAAGCTGCATCAGGTCCAGCTGCTGCCGCGCGTTGCCATCATCCTCAAAGATCTGTACGACGCCGACCTGCTGGAAGAGGACGTCATATTCGCCTGGGCAGAGAAG GTTTCTAAGAAATATGTCTCCAAGGAACTTGCCAAAGAGATCCATGCCAAGGCTGCTCCTTTTGTCAAATGGCTGaaggaggctgaggaggagaGTGAGGGgagtgaagaagaagatgaggaagatgagaatGTGGAG GTGGTGTACTCGTCCTCTGCCCACAAGCTGAAAGTGGAGACCGtgaaaccagaaacacctgagaaagaagaggatGACATCGACATTGACGCGATCTGA